In Dehalococcoidia bacterium, the following proteins share a genomic window:
- a CDS encoding tyrosine-protein phosphatase, giving the protein MTNRTDGAAFDRILRFEAIHNVRDLGGIPAPGGRRTRPRVALRAATLLAATPADREQLKRLGVSRVFDLRSFPELAREGFADLRDVGAEREHVPIFRDTEISPEALAARRKLYASDFSLAYLRMLREGAPSIRRIVEAVAEARGPLLFHCAGGKDRTGVVSAVLLLLAGVAPELIAEDYGLTAAYLPAPPEERVLSSMARMGLDRVEFMEMLSARPPAMLRTIERLHAESGSVEQYLRTTGLAPDVIEAARERLLDSNGT; this is encoded by the coding sequence ATGACGAACCGTACCGACGGCGCCGCCTTCGACCGCATCCTGCGCTTCGAGGCGATCCATAACGTCCGCGACCTGGGTGGGATTCCCGCGCCGGGCGGGCGGCGCACGCGGCCGCGCGTCGCCTTGCGTGCGGCCACTCTGCTGGCAGCAACGCCGGCCGATCGCGAGCAACTCAAGCGATTGGGCGTCAGCCGCGTTTTCGACCTGCGCTCATTTCCGGAGTTGGCGCGCGAGGGATTCGCGGACCTGCGCGACGTCGGCGCCGAACGCGAGCACGTGCCGATCTTCCGTGACACCGAGATCTCGCCGGAGGCGCTGGCGGCGCGGCGCAAGCTCTACGCCAGCGACTTCTCGCTCGCCTATCTGCGCATGCTGCGCGAGGGCGCGCCGTCGATCCGGCGCATCGTGGAGGCCGTGGCCGAGGCGCGAGGTCCGCTGCTGTTTCACTGTGCCGGCGGCAAGGATCGCACGGGCGTCGTCAGCGCCGTGCTGCTGCTGCTGGCGGGTGTCGCCCCCGAGCTGATCGCAGAGGATTATGGGCTGACGGCCGCGTACCTGCCGGCGCCGCCGGAGGAGCGGGTGCTGTCCAGCATGGCGCGCATGGGCCTTGATCGCGTGGAGTTCATGGAGATGCTGAGTGCGCGGCCGCCCGCTATGCTGCGCACGATCGAGCGGCTTCACGCCGAATCCGGCTCGGTGGAACAGTATCTGCGCACGACTGGCCTGGCGCCGGACGTGATCGAGGCCGCCCGCGAACGCCTGCTGGACAGCAACGGCACGTAG